A genomic segment from Nicotiana tabacum cultivar K326 chromosome 9, ASM71507v2, whole genome shotgun sequence encodes:
- the LOC107782171 gene encoding uncharacterized protein LOC107782171 isoform X2 has translation MESDDDYQSSPLPEEASPEIRRPRFKRLKKALEASKNRHAPPTMPIDEVFGFPKVDFAKLEALEASKTLEEDSADSTELVSSSQGSEDETRSEFGFNEKGGESREELEALEASRTQEDSADSTELVSPHNSEDEKGCEDVLVSSEQSKEVKRFLDFGEDDDQSRGKEHETSREVGEDLESGDVVKEMEDLDMEKLGTQQDVEGDGDLKEDDKTKKKKKKRTKGDIGSEVKSKELALNKRREAKERKIFLQQLHVDTQRLLRESKDATFKPVPVVHKPISSVLEKIRKRKLEVLKKTGMLNGNSSIHKISASSEVMMELGAKSAYSEEHRVDKLDIELEEKVDVNGIETDRTTDTSNIDGISVSPITRSSEIAPDQTALEERPNSVFRAPVDDTQDLFDDSERTGSKEEMLDDPASSPLEEVMAPSLLALNLKFDSAPPDESSSDEEDNDKENINPYTKEGGDGCSSPKGDPVKAFVDDEAEEEDDSDNDLLRFGDEEDEDIDDSAELHDIIATDYKEKPVDKEKRNELHQKWLEQQDAAGTENLLQRLKCGVEQKETMLVDDELESDECDEDVNNITDMDAIPKSSARLNSKRAKQIIMQMFVDKDDVYLSDEDEETEKRLVKQRMLYNSEPTTVVSPIEDESSSELFGLIKKLNTVPDNKRKAKASSFFDTVLGNQKKKSSLKSSFLGRVTNHLPSSHKQSSTIVRSFIFGRDDSNSRSSMSMSEDSSDMIVKENLPIRNSTTKFGNFQAKSSSQGKNAAAGTSAAAPSFDILKRSSAPSNVCSRDVLLDLPKPLLADLRVSKRSLKAEGKR, from the exons ATGGAAAGTGACGACGATTATCAGTCCTCCCCGTTGCCGGAGGAGGCTTCGCCGGAGATCCGACGTCCTAGATTCAAGCGTTTGAAGAAAGCTCTAGAAGCTTCCAAAAATCGACATGCTCCCCCAACTATGCCAATAGACGAAGTGTTTGGCTTTCCTAAGGTTGATTTTGCCAAATTGGAAGCTCTAGAAGCTTCCAAAACCCTAGAAGAAGATTCTGCTGATTCAACTGAACTTGTATCATCATCACAGGGCAGCGAGGATGAGACAAGATCTGAGTTTGGCTTTAACGAAAAGGGTGGAGAGAGTAGGGAAGAATTGGAAGCCTTAGAAGCTTCTAGAACCCAGGAAGATTCTGCTGATTCAACTGAACTCGTGTCACCACACAATAGCGAGGATGAAAAGGGCTGTGAGGATGTTCTCGTTTCTAGCGAGCAGAGCAAAGAGGTTAAAAGATTTCTAGATTTTGGTGAGGATGATGATCAGTCTCGTGGGAAAGAACATGAAACGAGTAGGGAAGTTGGGGAAGATTTGGAATCTGGTGACGTGGTAAAGGAGATGGAGGATTTGGATATGGAGAAATTGGGAACACAACAAGATGTTGAAGGAGATGGGGATCTGAAGGAAGATGACAaaacgaaaaagaagaagaagaagagaactaAAGGTGACATTGGTAGTGAAGTGAAGTCGAAAGAATTGGCTTTGAACAAAAGAAGAGAAGCAAAG GAGAGAAAAATATTTCTTCAGCAGCTTCATGTTGATACTCAGCGACTATTGCGAG AAAGTAAGGATGCAACATTTAAGCCTGTACCTGTTGTACATAAGCCTATATCCTCTGTTTTGGAGAAGATTCGGAAAAGGAAGCTCGAGGTCTTGAAAAA GACCGGGATGCTAAACGGCAACAGTTCCATTCACAAGATTAGTGCTTCAAGTGAGGTTATGATGGAATTAGGTGCAAAGAGCGCATATTCTGAAGAGCACAGAGTAGACAAACTGGACATAGAGTTGGAAGAGAAGGTGGATGTAAATGGCATAGAAACGGATAGGACTACAGATACCTCTAATATTGATGGAATTTCGGTATCTCCAATTACTAGAAGCAGCGAGATTGCTCCTGATCAAACG GCTTTGGAAGAAAGGCCTAACTCTGTATTTAGAGCTCCAGTTGATGACACTCAG gaTCTATTTGATGACTCTGAACGAACAGGCAGTAAGGAGGAGATGCTTGATGACCCGGCCTCTAGTCCTTTGGAAGAAGTAATGGCACCATCTCTCCTTGCTTTGAACTTGAAGTTCGATTCTGCCCCTCCAGATGAAAG tTCCTCAGATGAGGAGGACAATGACAAGGAGAATATAAATCCATATACAAAAGAAGGTGGTGATGGCTGCAGTTCTCCAAAGGGAGACCCAGTTAAAGCATTTGTTGATGATGAAGCGGAGGAAGAAGATGACAGTGATAATGACCTATTACGGTTCGGTGATGAAGAAGACGAAGATATTGATGATTCTGCTGAACTCCACGATATTATTGCCACTGATTACAAAGAAAAGCCAGTTGATAAAGAAAAGCGGAATGAACTTCATCAAAAGTGGCTTGAGCAGCAGGATGCAGCTGGAACTGAGAATTTGCTGCAACGGTTAAAATGTGGTGTAGAACAAAAGGAGACAATGTTGGTCGATGATGAACTAGAAAGCGATGAGTGTGATGAAGACGTCAATAATATCACTGACATGGATGCAATTCCTAAAAGTTCTGCTCGACTAAATTCAAAAAGGGCAAAGCAAATAATAATGCAGATGTTTGTGGATAAAGATGACGTTTACTTATCTGATGAAGATGAGGAAACTGAAAAGAGGCTTGTAAAGCAGCGCATGCTATATAACTCT GAGCCGACAACAGTAGTATCGCCTATTGAGGATGAAAGCTCCAGTGAGTTATTTGGACTTATAAAGAAGCTTAATACTGTACCTGACAATAAGAGAAAAGCAAAAGCATCCT CGTTCTTTGATACAGTGCTAGGgaatcaaaagaagaaaagctctCTGAAG TCCTCTTTTCTTGGACGAGTTACAAATCATCTTCCATCGTCCCATAAACAAAGTTCAACCATAGTTCGTTCTTTCATCTTTGGACGGGATGACAGCAATAGCCGAAGCTCAATGTCAATGTCAGAGGATTCTTCAGATATG ATCGTGAAAGAAAACCTTCCAATCAGGAATAGTACAACAAAGTTTGGTAATTTCCAAGCCAAATCAAGCAGCCAAGGTAAAAATGCTGCTGCGGGAACATCAGCTGCTGCTCCCTCATTTGATATATTAAAGCGATCTTCAGCACCATCTAACGTTTGTTCTCGAGATGTTTTGCTTGACCTTCCTAAACCTCTCCTTGCTGATCTTAGAGTTTCAAAGAGGTCACTAAAGGCAGAAGGAAAAAGATAG
- the LOC107782171 gene encoding uncharacterized protein LOC107782171 isoform X1 has product MESDDDYQSSPLPEEASPEIRRPRFKRLKKALEASKNRHAPPTMPIDEVFGFPKVDFAKLEALEASKTLEEDSADSTELVSSSQGSEDETRSEFGFNEKGGESREELEALEASRTQEDSADSTELVSPHNSEDEKGCEDVLVSSEQSKEVKRFLDFGEDDDQSRGKEHETSREVGEDLESGDVVKEMEDLDMEKLGTQQDVEGDGDLKEDDKTKKKKKKRTKGDIGSEVKSKELALNKRREAKERKIFLQQLHVDTQRLLRESKDATFKPVPVVHKPISSVLEKIRKRKLEVLKNRTGMLNGNSSIHKISASSEVMMELGAKSAYSEEHRVDKLDIELEEKVDVNGIETDRTTDTSNIDGISVSPITRSSEIAPDQTALEERPNSVFRAPVDDTQDLFDDSERTGSKEEMLDDPASSPLEEVMAPSLLALNLKFDSAPPDESSSDEEDNDKENINPYTKEGGDGCSSPKGDPVKAFVDDEAEEEDDSDNDLLRFGDEEDEDIDDSAELHDIIATDYKEKPVDKEKRNELHQKWLEQQDAAGTENLLQRLKCGVEQKETMLVDDELESDECDEDVNNITDMDAIPKSSARLNSKRAKQIIMQMFVDKDDVYLSDEDEETEKRLVKQRMLYNSEPTTVVSPIEDESSSELFGLIKKLNTVPDNKRKAKASSFFDTVLGNQKKKSSLKSSFLGRVTNHLPSSHKQSSTIVRSFIFGRDDSNSRSSMSMSEDSSDMIVKENLPIRNSTTKFGNFQAKSSSQGKNAAAGTSAAAPSFDILKRSSAPSNVCSRDVLLDLPKPLLADLRVSKRSLKAEGKR; this is encoded by the exons ATGGAAAGTGACGACGATTATCAGTCCTCCCCGTTGCCGGAGGAGGCTTCGCCGGAGATCCGACGTCCTAGATTCAAGCGTTTGAAGAAAGCTCTAGAAGCTTCCAAAAATCGACATGCTCCCCCAACTATGCCAATAGACGAAGTGTTTGGCTTTCCTAAGGTTGATTTTGCCAAATTGGAAGCTCTAGAAGCTTCCAAAACCCTAGAAGAAGATTCTGCTGATTCAACTGAACTTGTATCATCATCACAGGGCAGCGAGGATGAGACAAGATCTGAGTTTGGCTTTAACGAAAAGGGTGGAGAGAGTAGGGAAGAATTGGAAGCCTTAGAAGCTTCTAGAACCCAGGAAGATTCTGCTGATTCAACTGAACTCGTGTCACCACACAATAGCGAGGATGAAAAGGGCTGTGAGGATGTTCTCGTTTCTAGCGAGCAGAGCAAAGAGGTTAAAAGATTTCTAGATTTTGGTGAGGATGATGATCAGTCTCGTGGGAAAGAACATGAAACGAGTAGGGAAGTTGGGGAAGATTTGGAATCTGGTGACGTGGTAAAGGAGATGGAGGATTTGGATATGGAGAAATTGGGAACACAACAAGATGTTGAAGGAGATGGGGATCTGAAGGAAGATGACAaaacgaaaaagaagaagaagaagagaactaAAGGTGACATTGGTAGTGAAGTGAAGTCGAAAGAATTGGCTTTGAACAAAAGAAGAGAAGCAAAG GAGAGAAAAATATTTCTTCAGCAGCTTCATGTTGATACTCAGCGACTATTGCGAG AAAGTAAGGATGCAACATTTAAGCCTGTACCTGTTGTACATAAGCCTATATCCTCTGTTTTGGAGAAGATTCGGAAAAGGAAGCTCGAGGTCTTGAAAAA CAGGACCGGGATGCTAAACGGCAACAGTTCCATTCACAAGATTAGTGCTTCAAGTGAGGTTATGATGGAATTAGGTGCAAAGAGCGCATATTCTGAAGAGCACAGAGTAGACAAACTGGACATAGAGTTGGAAGAGAAGGTGGATGTAAATGGCATAGAAACGGATAGGACTACAGATACCTCTAATATTGATGGAATTTCGGTATCTCCAATTACTAGAAGCAGCGAGATTGCTCCTGATCAAACG GCTTTGGAAGAAAGGCCTAACTCTGTATTTAGAGCTCCAGTTGATGACACTCAG gaTCTATTTGATGACTCTGAACGAACAGGCAGTAAGGAGGAGATGCTTGATGACCCGGCCTCTAGTCCTTTGGAAGAAGTAATGGCACCATCTCTCCTTGCTTTGAACTTGAAGTTCGATTCTGCCCCTCCAGATGAAAG tTCCTCAGATGAGGAGGACAATGACAAGGAGAATATAAATCCATATACAAAAGAAGGTGGTGATGGCTGCAGTTCTCCAAAGGGAGACCCAGTTAAAGCATTTGTTGATGATGAAGCGGAGGAAGAAGATGACAGTGATAATGACCTATTACGGTTCGGTGATGAAGAAGACGAAGATATTGATGATTCTGCTGAACTCCACGATATTATTGCCACTGATTACAAAGAAAAGCCAGTTGATAAAGAAAAGCGGAATGAACTTCATCAAAAGTGGCTTGAGCAGCAGGATGCAGCTGGAACTGAGAATTTGCTGCAACGGTTAAAATGTGGTGTAGAACAAAAGGAGACAATGTTGGTCGATGATGAACTAGAAAGCGATGAGTGTGATGAAGACGTCAATAATATCACTGACATGGATGCAATTCCTAAAAGTTCTGCTCGACTAAATTCAAAAAGGGCAAAGCAAATAATAATGCAGATGTTTGTGGATAAAGATGACGTTTACTTATCTGATGAAGATGAGGAAACTGAAAAGAGGCTTGTAAAGCAGCGCATGCTATATAACTCT GAGCCGACAACAGTAGTATCGCCTATTGAGGATGAAAGCTCCAGTGAGTTATTTGGACTTATAAAGAAGCTTAATACTGTACCTGACAATAAGAGAAAAGCAAAAGCATCCT CGTTCTTTGATACAGTGCTAGGgaatcaaaagaagaaaagctctCTGAAG TCCTCTTTTCTTGGACGAGTTACAAATCATCTTCCATCGTCCCATAAACAAAGTTCAACCATAGTTCGTTCTTTCATCTTTGGACGGGATGACAGCAATAGCCGAAGCTCAATGTCAATGTCAGAGGATTCTTCAGATATG ATCGTGAAAGAAAACCTTCCAATCAGGAATAGTACAACAAAGTTTGGTAATTTCCAAGCCAAATCAAGCAGCCAAGGTAAAAATGCTGCTGCGGGAACATCAGCTGCTGCTCCCTCATTTGATATATTAAAGCGATCTTCAGCACCATCTAACGTTTGTTCTCGAGATGTTTTGCTTGACCTTCCTAAACCTCTCCTTGCTGATCTTAGAGTTTCAAAGAGGTCACTAAAGGCAGAAGGAAAAAGATAG